Within the Mus caroli chromosome 10, CAROLI_EIJ_v1.1, whole genome shotgun sequence genome, the region CGggcgaacccccccccccagctactcTTCTCCAGGATCcacgcccctcccctcccagaccCCAGACCCGTGGGTTCCTATCTCCTCCcgttcctctttcctccttcaccGCCTCCAATAGCTCCATCCCTAGCATCCTCCCCGTGCTCCTGCGAATCCCCCGCACAGACAGCCCCACTAGTCTCTACCCTCAAGACCCCCCTTTCCCACTGCATCTGCGGCCTCTGCCCATTGAGTCCGCATTCCCGCCCCTGCCTTCCCCTCACCCAAGCTTCTCCCCCAGCCCCCTGTCCCCCTTTCTACCCTCTTTCCCTTCATTCCCATTTGCCCCCACTACTGTCCTCTCCACCCTCCTCCGCCCATCTCAACGCCCCCACCCAGACCGGGGTGCACGATCCGGCGCGCCTCCCTGGAGCAGCACCAAGGTCCCGGGGCTCCAAGGGGGTGGGGGCGCAGGGcggggagcatggggagggggcgCCCCATGTGATGGGAGGGGGGCGCAAGAGGAggcggcggaggcggcggcgaCAGCGGAGCCGGGCCGGGGGCTCAGAGGGGTCCGGGGGCTGGGGGCAGCGAGCAGGGCGGCCCCATGGCCGGGCCCCCCTGAGGCAGACCCGGGgagtcccctcccctccccagctcgGGGGTCTCCGGGCCCCATGAGCCGGGGCGCGGGCGCGCTTCAGCGCCGGACAACGACCTACCTCATCTCGCTGACCCTGGTCAAGCTCGAGTCGGTACCTCCGCCGCCGCCTTCTCCATCTGCAGCCGCAGCCGGCGCCCCCGGGGCCAGAGGCTCCGAGCCCCGAGATCCTGGCAGCCCCCGAGGCTCGGAGGAACCCGGCAAGAAGCGGCACGAGCGTCTCTTCCACCGGCAGGATGCGCTGTGGATCAGTACCAGCAGCGCGGGCACCGGGGGCGCGGAGCCCCCCGCGCTGTCCCCGGCTCCGGCCAGTCCGGCTCGCCCGGTCTCCCCGGCTCCGGGCCGCCGACTGTCCCTATGGGCCGCCCCTCCGGGACCCCCGCTCTCCGGGGGGCTGAGTCCGGACTCCAAGCCGGGAGGCGCCCCCTCTTCCTCCCGGCGCCCTCTACTCAGCAGCCCGAGCTGGGGGGGTCCGGAACCTGAAGGCCGGACGGGTGGCGGAGTCCCGGGCTCGTCCTCCCCGCATCCTGGCACTGGTAGCCGAAGGCTCAAGGTGGCgcctcctccacctgctcccaAGCCTTTCAAGACCGTGACCACTAGTGGAGCCAAAGCCGGCGGGGGCAAGGGCGCAGGCAGCCGCCTGTCATGGCCCGAAAGCGAGGGCAAACCCAGGGTCAAGGGGTCAAAGAGCACCGCCGGGACTGGAGTTTCTGCCGCTGCGGCCGGCGGGGGAGGGAGCGCTGCAGTCACGACCTCTGGTGGGGTCGGGACTGGGGCTGGAGCCAGAGGGAAGTTGTCCCCTCGGAAAGGCAAGAGTAAGACCTTGGACAATAGTGACTTACACCCAGGACCCAGTGCCGGCTCTCCTCCGCTCACCGTGCCAGCAATCCCAGTTCCAGCCACTTCTGTCACTGCCACCTCCACGCAGCCCCTCGGGCCTGCACCCCCTATCACTCTGGAGCCACCAGCTCCAGGGCTGAAAAGGGGCCGGGAGGGCGGCCGAGCGTCCACTCGTGACCGCAAGATGCTCAAGTTTATCAGCGGTATCTTCACCAAGAGCACAGGAGGGCCTCCCGGTCCAGGGCCCCTTCCCGGACCCCAAGGCTTGTCTTCCAGCAGCGGGTCCAGGGAGCTGCTGGGCCCAGAACTACGCGCCTCCCCTAGTGAGTAGGGAGGGTCAGGGCCTGAGACACCTGATTGCTTACTTGGGATGAGGGGACGCTGTgcaagaatgggggggggggcttttctcttgggtggatggaggaagcaGGCTCCTCTATCAAAGGATGGGGCCAAGGATAGGAAGAGGTCCTGAAGCCAGGAGACTGAGATGGGTGTTTTCCGAGCGAGTCTGTGCTTTCCTGGAGATGATGGCCTTGTTGATGCCAACTGTAGGAAATCCTCCTACAGAAGCCTCAGGCCCCAATCCCAGCCCTGGTTGGATTCTGCAAACAAGGCGATAGGGGCTTTGCTTGTGTTGGAGGGACGATGGAGGTGCAGGGATTGtggaagcctcagtttcccctgagTAACTGGCACAGGTGGTGTGGCAGTGACCTTGCTGGCAGCTCCTCGCCAGAGACAGGTCTCCTGGGTTGACAGCGGGCTGGTTGCTTTTCCACGCACTGAAGGTGGATTGGGCGGTTCTTGAACGAGCGGGGGCTGGAACGTGCAGATTTAAATGTGAACTGAGAGGGGGCAGATAGGAAGCCCGGCTTCCCGCACtacccacccccgccccacaGCGGCGCCGAAACCCGCCCGGGGCTGACCCCGGAGTGAGGCAGGGGGCGGAACTGCTGCTAAGACAATTCTTATCCTGGGAGACTTGGGAGGCCATACAAGGAGGTCgccttatttatttaattttcctccCGAGGGgtgcctttattattattttctaactGGTAGAGACAGGCGCGTTGGGAGAGGGGGGTGCGACCGACGACTCGGTTCTGCTCACATTCCCCGGAGGGGAGGCGGGTCTGGAAGCGGGGGCGGCCCCGGGGGGTTTGGCTTCTGAGCGGGTGGGAGCAGATGGCTCCGGATCCCCGAGTTCCCGCCGCAGCTGCGGCGCCCCGGGAACGTCCGGCCAGTGTCAGGCGCGGGGGCTGGACCCGGCGGGTGCAAGGAGAATCTTTTCTCCCCAGGCCTGTGGTTTCTCTCTCTGCTTGGGAATGGAGCGTTACCCCATCGTTCTTTCGGAGGCCATGGAGGTCTAGGCAGAGGAAAACCTAAGTTTTGTCCCCCTTGGGCAATGAACAGGGGTTAGAACTACTTGTACCACTGACCTTGAAAAAGGGCAGGAAAGCACTCACCTATCTTGTGTGAAACGGAGGTGTAAGAAGACCCATTCCATTCTAGGACCCAGGCCTTTCCTCTTGGATCTGCTCCAAGAATGTTGCGGGGGAGTGAGGGGGGACTCTATTCTCTGTAGTGTAGAGAAACTATTGCTAGTAAAGACTTAGTCGGGTCTGGGGCAAGGACCCACGTTTGGGGATGTGTTTAAGGGAGATGCCAACTGAAGTATTTTTGTCTTGCTAGCTCTGTTGCTAAGCAACCACTGAGTGGTGGCAACAGCTGTGGGGAGAGCGGCTGGGATGGGAGGACTGGGGACCACTCAGACCTGAGCCGCTGCAGGCAGGGTCCTCACTCAGAGTTAGGTGAGCCCCTCAGGAAAGAGAGTggcggcggggggtgggggtggacaggAGTCCTCCTAGCCCAGACTCTCCCTTCTTACTGTAGCTTTCCCTTTCCAGAGGCTGTGGTCAATAGCCAGGAATGGACTTTGAGCCGATCAATTCCCGAACTGCGCCTGGTAGGTAGCCCAGTCTTTTGGCTTGCAGGGAAGGTTTACATCTCCCAGGAACTCTTAATTCTCTTGTTTCACTTCGCCTTGTTCCTCTCCATGAAACCAAGAACTCTTTGAGTTTAGCATCAGTGTAGTATTGAGGGATCTGCTCCATACATATTCACGCTTCTCTAGTCACTTTCAGTTTGTCCCAGGCTTCTCATTTctagcttaaaacaaacaaacaaacaaacaaacaaaacctcttgGTGTTCTGTTGCCTAGAACTGGGCAAATGCAGTTAACGCCTAGACCTAAGCCTTGCTACACAAACGTGTTTAATGTGTGATTAAGCAACACACACAGCAAACTAGGCATTGCTCAGTTTGTGGGTCTGCTTCAGCTGTGGAACCATTTCTTACCGTGGCATTCCCCACTCTTCTCAGTTGACTGGAAGCTCTGAAGGTCCTTTGATGGCTTGACACTGCCCAGTCCTGGTCATGAACAGACCCAACATCTTACCCTTTGGTAACTCCTACTGTCTCTGTGCCACGTCTCTCCTCTAGGGTGTGCTGGGTGATGTCAGGAGTGGGAAGTCGTCCCTCATCCATAGATTCCTCACGGGTTCATACCAGGTGCTGGAGAAGACTGAGAGTAAGTCCTCAGGAGCTACAGTCAGCTAAGGCTGGGAGCTAGTGCCTGGGCAGGTACCATGATGGCACTCAAGGCCCAGGGACTGTGAGGAGGTCTGGTGAGCAGCCCTCTGACCCATTAAACTTCTTCTGGGCAGGTGAGCAGTACAAAAAGGAGATGCTAGTGGATGGGCAGACCCACCTGGTGCTGATCCGAGAGGAAGCAGGGGCACCCGATGCCAAGGTGAGGCAGTGGCGACAGCAGGCTGGCTAGGGTCAGTATTCAGAAGCACTCATTCCCTGGCTTGCTAGGAGATCCTGAATGGTACCCAGAGGGAGTGGGCCTGTGTGACCCCTGTTTGCTTTCTCGTCCCCTGCAAGTTCTCAGGCTGGGCAGATGCTGTGATCTTCGTCTTCAGCCTGGAGGATGAGAGCAGCTTCCAGGCTGTGAGCCGTCTCCATGGGCAGCTGAGCTCCCTCCGGGGAGAGGGGCGAGGAGGTCTGGCCCTGGCTCTGGTTGGAACCCAAGGTAAGGAGAGGACGTGGAAGCCCTGCTTGTAGAGGAGGGTGAAGGGTAGATAAGTACTGCCCACCATGATTGATAATTTGGAAGGTGTCTGGCTGCCTATTTAGATTCCAGCATCCCTCTAGAGGGAGCCTGATGCCCAAATAAGGAAGTAATGAACAAACAAACTCCCCAAGGTCTGAGCAGAGAAGGGAGGACAGCCTGAGAGGGCAGGACAGCTGTAATGGCCATCTCTGTCCCCCTCTGGAAATGTTACCTACCCCCGTGTTCACATTGCCATTTCTGACACCATTACCGTGGAACACACAGAAAATGTCAAGTCCTGGTGTGGATAGAAAGCCCTTCCCTTCAGCTGGGTCAGGCTGAcactgtttaaaagaaatttctctgcAAACAAGGGACTACGGAGGAAAGCAGGTAAACAGAACACTAAGTTCTCCTAGCAGGAGCTCAGAAGCACTTAGGGTGTCACTAGCCAGCTCTGCCCGGCTGGCAGGATGCTCCGTGTGGCCGCACATGCCACTGCAGGCACAGGCCTCCACCTGTCTCTTGCCTCCTGGTTTCTGACTGGAGAAGGAACAGCCCACCTGTTACCTATAGGCGTTCACCTCTCCTTGTTCTCCCTCTGGTTCAGGATGGATGTTTATCACCTGTGAGTCTCAGCTATCATCAGGAAACTTCAACTCAACCTCTGGAGTTTtgcctggaaacacacacatacacacagagacaaacacacacacacacacataccacacacatgggggggcagacacacatacacatacacacaaacagaaacacacacacatacctcacacataggtggagacagacagacatacacatacacacacacacaaaggacagaaagacacactCACATGGGGGGACGGtcatacttacatatacacacaaacagaaagacacatgcacacataccacacacatggggggagatagacagacagatagacacacacacacaaatagaaagacacatgcacacacataccacacacatggggggagacagacagacagatagacagacacatacacacaaacagaaagacacgtgcacatacacatcacacacatgggGGTggaagacagacatacagacatacacatacacacaaacagaaagacacacacacacccacacgaACAGAAagacacaccacaccacacatgtgGGGGGCAGGCagccatatacacatatatacaaacagaaacacacacacacatacacagagagaaacagacagacagacccacaagcagacagacaggcatacacacagagacagaaatcaaCCTAACTTGGGCttggcccagaactcacaaagGGGTGTGGACACTAACAGACCACTTGAGGACAGATGGTCTCCCACACTCTAGCTTTGGGAGGTCTAGCCTGGGCTCCACACAGGTGGCAGAGGGAATCatgaacagagaaggaagagtaCCTTGCCAGCCCTGCCCCTTTCCTGTCCTCCTAGACAGGATCAGTGCGTCGTCTCCTCGAGTGGTGGGTGATGCTCGAGCCAGGGCTCTGTGCACAGACATGAAGCGCTGCAGCTACTACGAGACCTGCGCAACCTATGGGCTCAATGTGGACCGGGTCTTCCAGGAGGGTGAGCAAGCGTGGGAGTCTCAGCGTGTGATGGGGAAATCGAGAGAGCCTGTGATATCCTGGAGACCCAGTATCCAGTTCTGTGTTTCCCAGTGACAGGAAATTGGcctctgggagagaggaggggtctGGGAACCTATAGAGAGTTGTATTAATTTACAGATGCGTTCTGGGCTGGAGAATCTGTTTAGGCATAGATAGGCTCTGGTGACAAGGAAGTCGGGGCTATTTTATGGCCTGGGTACTTCTCAGAGGTGGCCGTGGGGACCTGTCCAGTGATTCCTCCAATTCCCTGTCCCTTCAGTGGCCCAGAAGGTGGTGACCTTGcgcaaacaacaacaactcctGGCTGCTTGCAAATCCCTGCCTAGCTCGCCAAGCCATTCAGCTGCGTCTACTCCTGTAGCTGGGCAGGTGAGCTGGGGTGTCTGGGACTGGTACCAAATTCAGAAGTGAAGAAGTGGGTGGGATTAGAAAGTAATGTTGAGGtctgtcgagatggctcagcgggtaagagcacactgactgctcttccgaaggtcctgagttcaaatcccagcaactacatggtggctcccaaccacccgtaatgagatctgacttcctcttctggtgcgtctgaagacagcagcagtgtagttaatagtaaataaatctttgggcagggactgagtgagtggagtTGAACAGAGCGAGTGAGGctgaccagagagagcagaggtcctaaaattcagttcccaacaaccacacgaaggccacaactatctgtacaaaTACAGTGTACTctcatacataaaagaaataatctttacaaaagaaaaaaggaagaaaaaaaaagaaagtaacattGAGGTCTggcagaggtggcacacgcctttaattccagcacttaggaggcagaggcaggcaggtctgtgagttcaaggccaacagagtgaactccaggacagccagggctacatagagaaacactgtcttgaaaaaccaaagccaagaaaGAAAGTAGCATCGAACTGAAAAATCAGCCAGGCTTGAGGTGCCAATTACAAAGTCTCTAAGCAAGTCAGCTTCCCTCCTCAGGCTTCCTCAGGCTTTCCACACTGTCCCATGGCGTGATACTCAGGAGGTCAAACTTCACAAAACTTAAAGCAGTGTGGCAGTGCTGGGGGAAATTTGTGTTGCTGATGTCACACAATGAGTAATGATGTAATGGTGATGGTAGGGAATGATGTTAGCAGTAATGAGTAGTGATGGAATGGTCATGGTAGGGAATGATGTCAGCAGGAATGAGTAATGATGTAATGGTCATGGTAGGGAATGATGTCAGCAGGAATGAGTAGTGATGTAATGGTGATGGTAGGGAATGATGTCAGCAGGAATGAGTAGTGATGGAATGGTCATGGTAGGGAATGATGTCAGCAGGGATGAGCAATGATGTAATGGTCATGGTAATCAATGACGTCACCTTAGGTTGGTGGGCACCGATGTTAGCTTAACCGACTCCTCCATGTACCCCCAGGCGAGTAACGGGGGCCACACTAGCGACTACTCATCTTCCCTCCCATCCTCACCCAACGTCGGACACCGGGAGCTCCGAGCTGAGGCAGCTGCGGTGGCTGGGTTGAGTACCCCAGGGTCCTTACACAGAGCAGCCAAGCGACGGACCAGCCTCTTTGCGGTATTGACCATGCTAACCCCCTTTCCTTCTGTGCCATTGCCTTCCTGTCATCCTCCAGACCTCTCTGTTGGGCTCCTCCTCTTCACTAccctgccatcttttttttttttttttttaaagatttatttatttatttattatatgtaagtacactgtagctgtcttcagacactccagaagagggagtcagatcttgttacagatggttgtgagccaccatgtggttgctgggatttgaactcctgaccttcggaagagcagtcgggtgctcttacccactgagccatctcaccagcccctacccTGCCATCTTATGTCCTCCCCGTCCTCTGGCTAATTCCAGTTATCATTCCAGAACCGTCGGGGCAGCGATTCTGAGAAGCGGAGCTTAGACAGCCGGGGAGAGACCACAGGGAGTGGGCGAGCCATCCCCATCAAACAGGTAAAAAGGTTCGGGAGCTGAAGAAAGGGTCAAAGGTTCTTGACTGGCTTTTCCCTAACACGTCTTCTGCCCTGTTCTCCAGAGCTTCCTGCTAAAACGAAGTGGCAATTCCTTGAacaaagaatggaagaagaaatatGTGACCTTGTCCAGCAATGGCTTCCTACTCTACCACCCCAGCATTAATGTGAGTAGCGGAGACAGTCATACTGGGAAACCCTGATGTATGCTCCGTTTTTTATATGTCTCTGACTAGTCCTCAGTTCTAGGAGACTTTAATCCAGGCCTCTTAGGGTCATGAAGCAAGTTTAGAGCCCACAACCTGTCTATGCTGGGGAGGCAGATTCACTGCCCCCAATGTAGTCTGGTGGGACAGTACTAAGGGTGAGCCTGTCGCTGTCTGGCCATTCAGAGAGTGTTTCCAGACCAAGTCTGACAGGACTACTCCCTACACGTTCTTCTCAACCCAGTCAGCTCACAAACCTCCTCTCTATCCCATATTACTACCTAACATTCAGTACTCCAAAAGACCAGAGACCCACACCCCAGCCCTGTACCTCCACAGGACTACATCCACAGTACACATGGCAAAGAGATGGACTTGTTACGAACAACGGTCAAAGTCCCAGGCAAGCGGCCCCCAAGGGCTATCTCTGCTTTCGGCCCCTCAGCCAGCATCAACGGGTTGGTCAAGGATATGAGCACCGTCCAGATGGGTGAAGGCCCTGGTAAGTGGGGTCCATGACaagggggcagggaaggaggcagggacagaagagagcagtggggagatggaggagctggtgtggggtgggggctgaTAGAGGGTAGGGAGACAGGTTCACTGACAGCTCCTTTCCATCTCCTTCCCACAGAAGCTTCTACTCCCATGCCAAGCCCCAGCCCTAGCCCCAGTTCCCTGCAGCTTCCAACAGACCAGACATCCAAGCACCTCTTGAAGCCAGACCGGAATTTGGCCCGTGCCCTTAGCACAGGTCAGTGTGATCTCCCTTCATTTGCTGGCTTCCAGATCCaaatgggatgtgtgtgtgtggggtgtgtgtgtgtgtgtgtgtgtgtgtgtgtgtgtgtgtgtgtgatgtaagaTGGAGGTTTAGCGAGGGACCACAGGAATGTCGGGTGAGTGGCACCAAGCTCATATGCAGTGAGTCTGCCTGCCTGAGCTCAGGTTGCTGGTTTGACTTGACATGTGGGCAAGGTATTCCACCTGTTCCCACTTCAGCTTCCATCCTACAGGAAGTGTTTCCaaggcagtggttcttaacctgtgggtcacaacctctctctccaaagatatttacattacgattcatgacactagcaaaattaccgttatggagtagcaacaaaagtaattttatggttgagggatcaccacagcatgaggaactgtattaaacggttacagcatcaggaaggctgagaaaccTGCTCGAAGTGTTAGTTTACAGATGGAGGACTTTGGTCAGCacatagtcagccatcagtgtttgaaatatatagatatagatatataaaaacaGGAAGTAACATTGTGATAAATGTTCCTTGCAACAATGTATCTGATCAAGATTATTATCCATATTTTAGGAGTGAAAAAAACCGAGGCTCAGAAGATTAACTTGCTCAGGGTTGGAGGCTAGTGAGCGGCACACTTGATCACTGAGTACAGATCTAATTTCGAAGTGCTCAGTCACCTGCCCGCCTTTTCGGGAATGATCCAGGGAGGCCTCTTGGATAGGGACAGCTGGGGAGGGATACCCTAAAATGCCAGTTAGTTCAGGGCAGGATACAAACTATAGGGGAGTCTATGGAAGGGCAACTGAGGCACTGTGTCCCCCTCCCTAAGACTGTACCCCATCTGGAGATCTGAGTCCCCTGAGTCGGGAACCCCCACCTTCACCCATGgtgaagaagcagaggaggaagaaactgtCCACGCCTTCTAAGACTGAAGGCTCGGCTGTGCAAGCTGAAGGTGAGGCTGTGGTGGGTAGTTCCACTACCACTCTGGACCCCTCCTCCCCTGTACCCGAACCCCTGACCTAGCTCCTGCAGAGCAGGATAAGTCCTGAGCTGAGTGCTTGACTCTCATTACCTCTGCACATAACTGTGTGGGAAGACGGATGGACAGCAACCAGTTCTTGTCCGTCCAGTCCCCAGCCCTGTTCTTTTCCTGACCTCTAGTCCCTGCCCATGTCTACACTTCTGACCCCATCCTCTGCACTCACATCTAGTTCTGCAGCCCCTGAACTCAGTGTCCCTACTGACTCCCCCAACCCCTACTCTCATTCTCACCTATGAATGGCAGGTTCCTCCAAGAACCCTTCATCACTGATCCctaagctccccccccccaatccctaTCCCTGTTCTGCTGACTTCTGAGCCCCAGGGCCCCCATCCCAGCCTCTTGCCCCCTTTCCTACTGTCCACACAAATTCTGACACCCCTTCCCCCACTGAGAGCAGGTTTCTCTCTGGTCACAGTCCCTGCCCCCCTGCCCTGTCCTCCTCCGGGTGCTTGGACCCAGGTTCCAGACCTGCCTATTCTCACGGCTCTTGGCTTCCGCTCCACTCTGCTCCGGGGCCACTGACTTCAGTTCTGCTTTCTCtccccatctgtctgtcctgctttgtctctggcactctctgtcactgtctgtctgtctctctctccatctgccttcttctcttcttggtctctctctctctttctgtttgctcTTCATTCTGTCTCTATCTTCTTCGCTTCGGGAAACCAGCCAAGCGCAAAATGTGGAAACTAAAATCCTTTGGtagtttaagaaatatttataaagcagGTAACAAGTGGGAGCCGGGAGGGGTGCTCAGCTGGGGTGCAGAGGGGTGGGGGGGCCCTGCCTCTCCCTGCATGTGCTCGGGCTTCCTGCTATTTCCCACCCTCTGCTCCCCCTTCCTTCTACTGTCCCCCTCCTAAGGGCTACAAGGACAtcagggaggaagggtttggggGAAGGCCTCCTGCTTGAACTCTGCCCCTCATGacctctccatccacccacccagagGAAAACTTTGAGTTCCTGATCGTGTCCAGCACTGGTCAGACGTGGCACTTTGAGGCAGCCAGCTTCGAGGAGCGGGATGCTTGGGTTCAGGCCATTGAGAGTCAGATCCTGGCCAGTCTGCAGTGCTGTGAGAGCAGCAAGGTCAAGGTAACGGATTTGATGCTATGGATGGAGGTTAGCAGGAGAGGCTGGGGGGAGGGTCAGAGGTACGCTGTGCCAGCGCTAACTTCAATTCCTCTGCAGCTGCGCACTGACAGCCAAAGCGAAGCTGTGGCCATCCAGGCGATCCGCAACGCAAAGGGAAACTCGACCTGTGTGGACTGTGGAGCTCCCAGTGAGTGCAAGGGCACCGCTGAGGGAATTGGAGGGTGGGGTCCCAGAGTAAGGAGTTAGCTGCAGTTCGATGAATGGTGGGGTGTCTGTCTTACTGTTGCATCGTGTCCCAGACCCCACGTGGGCCAGTTTGAATCTGGGCGCACTCATCTGCATCGAGTGTTCTGGCATCCACCGGAACCTGGGCACACACCTGTCCCGAGTGCGTTCGCTGGATTTGGATGACTGGCCGCGGGAGCTGACCCTGGTGCTGACGGCCATTGGCAACGACACAGCCAACCGCGTGTGGGAGAGCGACACTCGAGGCCGTGCCAAGCCTACACGGGACTCTTCGCGGTAAGGATGGAGGATCAGCGTGAGGGTGTACGATTCCTGGGAGGTCCGGATAAGAGGTCCCTTATAACTCTTTTCCTTGGTCCCTGGTGCTGCAGGGAGGAGCGTGAGTCGTGGATTCGCGCCAAGTATGAGCAGCTGCTGTTCCTGGCGCCTCTGGGCACCACGGAGGAGCCGCTGGGCCGCCAACTGTGGGCCGCTGTGGAGGCCCAGGACGTGGCCGCCGTTCTGCTGCTTCTGGCCCACGCGCGACATGGGCCGCTCGACACCAGCGTGGAGGACCCGCAGCTTCGCTCGCCGCTGCACTTGGCAGCCGAGCTCGCCCACGTTGTCATTACACAGCTGCTGTTGTGGGTACGTGAGCGGAGAGGTAGGGAAAGGGAGCCTGAAGGTGGGCTTGGAGGCGTCGGGTGGGCAACATGTGGGTGGAGGTCCCCTGGATGGTGCGTGGTCACACGACATTTTCCTCCTGCAGTATGGCGCAGACGTGGCGGCCCGCGATGCGCAAGGCCGCACGGCACTGTTCTACGCCCGCCAAGCTGGCAGCCAGCTGTGTGCAGACATCCTTCTCCAGCATGGCTGCCCGGGAGAGGGCGGCAGCacggccaccacgcccagcgcgGCCACCACCCCCAGCATTACCGCCACGCCCAGCCCGAGGCGTCGGAGCAGCGCTGCCAGCTTGGGCCGCGTGGACACCACGATCGCGCTGGTATAGTTGCCCAGCAGCGGGagagacaccccccacccccgcgcgGGCCGGGCACGACTACACCGGGTGGACCGTTGGACAGATGCACCCACTCACCTCTCCAGTCCGCACCCCGCCCCACGGGAGCACTTTCTACCCCCACGAGGGCACAGCCCCGCACGCCTCCCAGGAGACACAAActcacctccctctccccagtgAGGCATGGAGACCCTAGCTCATCACGCCCCTACTTCACAGCTTCCTTACTTGGATTGCCCTGGGTCTACCTGCTGGGTGTTTGTAGGTGGGCACTCCCTTGCAGCTATTCCGGGCTCCAAGGTGTTTGGACTTGCTGGCTTGTGCCCCCCCTAGGGGCGGGGAAAAGATCCAATCCTGCCTGCGTTCTACAATCGGGTGGCGGGAGCCGAATCCCAGGCTGGCTCCTGGGGCAACTCCACGCCAGAGGGAGGGGTTAGTACATGGAAGACTAGCCCTGAGACTTGGGACCAATTTGGGGACCCCACCCCTTCCATGCTAATCTCACTGCCCAGTGAGGGGGGAGGGTAGCGAGGGGCAGGACCCCTGCTGCCCATGGAGGTGGAGGGGTCCCCAACCCTTTCCGTGAAAGGGACCATGAGGAGTGGAAATCAGATATCCCCCCTCTACCTATCTTATGAATGGAAGCTAAAGAGCCAGGGGGAGCCGAGAGCCTGGGTCCTTCCCCTTAAGATCATGGGGTAGAGGGAGAAGGATTGGAACAGGAGGTGACTAGAGAGGGGCCTTGTAATTTATTGCTTTGTTCCCCAacatggggatggggtgggtagGGGCGAGGGGAGGGCATTTCAGGGTAGGGGAAGCCAggggtgggcaggggtggggtggggtgggggtgctctc harbors:
- the Agap2 gene encoding arf-GAP with GTPase, ANK repeat and PH domain-containing protein 2 isoform X3, with protein sequence MHAQRQLAIATVRAEVRRHEVAKQALSRLRKLAERVSDPELQAGIQASLDSIREAVVNSQEWTLSRSIPELRLGVLGDVRSGKSSLIHRFLTGSYQVLEKTESEQYKKEMLVDGQTHLVLIREEAGAPDAKFSGWADAVIFVFSLEDESSFQAVSRLHGQLSSLRGEGRGGLALALVGTQDRISASSPRVVGDARARALCTDMKRCSYYETCATYGLNVDRVFQEVAQKVVTLRKQQQLLAACKSLPSSPSHSAASTPVAGQASNGGHTSDYSSSLPSSPNVGHRELRAEAAAVAGLSTPGSLHRAAKRRTSLFANRRGSDSEKRSLDSRGETTGSGRAIPIKQSFLLKRSGNSLNKEWKKKYVTLSSNGFLLYHPSINDYIHSTHGKEMDLLRTTVKVPGKRPPRAISAFGPSASINGLVKDMSTVQMGEGPEASTPMPSPSPSPSSLQLPTDQTSKHLLKPDRNLARALSTDCTPSGDLSPLSREPPPSPMVKKQRRKKLSTPSKTEGSAVQAEEENFEFLIVSSTGQTWHFEAASFEERDAWVQAIESQILASLQCCESSKVKLRTDSQSEAVAIQAIRNAKGNSTCVDCGAPNPTWASLNLGALICIECSGIHRNLGTHLSRVRSLDLDDWPRELTLVLTAIGNDTANRVWESDTRGRAKPTRDSSREERESWIRAKYEQLLFLAPLGTTEEPLGRQLWAAVEAQDVAAVLLLLAHARHGPLDTSVEDPQLRSPLHLAAELAHVVITQLLLWYGADVAARDAQGRTALFYARQAGSQLCADILLQHGCPGEGGSTATTPSAATTPSITATPSPRRRSSAASLGRVDTTIALV
- the Agap2 gene encoding arf-GAP with GTPase, ANK repeat and PH domain-containing protein 2 isoform X2, with the protein product MSRGAGALQRRTTTYLISLTLVKLESVPPPPPSPSAAAAGAPGARGSEPRDPGSPRGSEEPGKKRHERLFHRQDALWISTSSAGTGGAEPPALSPAPASPARPVSPAPGRRLSLWAAPPGPPLSGGLSPDSKPGGAPSSSRRPLLSSPSWGGPEPEGRTGGGVPGSSSPHPGTGSRRLKVAPPPPAPKPFKTVTTSGAKAGGGKGAGSRLSWPESEGKPRVKGSKSTAGTGVSAAAAGGGGSAAVTTSGGVGTGAGARGKLSPRKGKSKTLDNSDLHPGPSAGSPPLTVPAIPVPATSVTATSTQPLGPAPPITLEPPAPGLKRGREGGRASTRDRKMLKFISGIFTKSTGGPPGPGPLPGPQGLSSSSGSRELLGPELRASPKAVVNSQEWTLSRSIPELRLGVLGDVRSGKSSLIHRFLTGSYQVLEKTESEQYKKEMLVDGQTHLVLIREEAGAPDAKFSGWADAVIFVFSLEDESSFQAVSRLHGQLSSLRGEGRGGLALALVGTQDRISASSPRVVGDARARALCTDMKRCSYYETCATYGLNVDRVFQEVAQKVVTLRKQQQLLAACKSLPSSPSHSAASTPVAGQASNGGHTSDYSSSLPSSPNVGHRELRAEAAAVAGLSTPGSLHRAAKRRTSLFANRRGSDSEKRSLDSRGETTGSGRAIPIKQSFLLKRSGNSLNKEWKKKYVTLSSNGFLLYHPSINDYIHSTHGKEMDLLRTTVKVPGKRPPRAISAFGPSASINGLVKDMSTVQMGEGPEASTPMPSPSPSPSSLQLPTDQTSKHLLKPDRNLARALSTDCTPSGDLSPLSREPPPSPMVKKQRRKKLSTPSKTEGSAVQAEEENFEFLIVSSTGQTWHFEAASFEERDAWVQAIESQILASLQCCESSKVKLRTDSQSEAVAIQAIRNAKGNSTCVDCGAPNPTWASLNLGALICIECSGIHRNLGTHLSRVRSLDLDDWPRELTLVLTAIGNDTANRVWESDTRGRAKPTRDSSREERESWIRAKYEQLLFLAPLGTTEEPLGRQLWAAVEAQDVAAVLLLLAHARHGPLDTSVEDPQLRSPLHLAAELAHVVITQLLLWYGADVAARDAQGRTALFYARQAGSQLCADILLQHGCPGEGGSTATTPSAATTPSITATPSPRRRSSAASLGRVDTTIALV